The genome window GCATCCCCCAGGCGCATGATCGAGCCCTTGCCGAAGTTGCGTTCGATCTGGTTGAGCACCAGGCCCAGGGCCTTGTCGCGCTCGGGATTGGTGTTGGAGGCGCCAGCGGCGGTGCTGCTGGTTTTGGTGTCGGCTGGCATGTCTGCGATTCAGCGATGGGGGCAGGCCGCGGTGCAGGGAGCCGGCGGAACCGGGCTCATCCTGGGCGACCTCATCTACAGAAGTGCCACCGCAGGCGCCAGATGTTTCACCGCTGCCGGCTCCACCTGGCTGTAGTACAGGCGTACGCTAGCGGATCAGGGCCAGCTCGCCAGGGGTGCGGCGAACTGCTCCGGGTCCAATGGGCTGATGCCGGCCGGCAGATTCGCCAGGTCGCCGGGGGAGAGGTAGCCCCAGGTGACCAGGTAGCAGCGCACCGCTTCCAGCCCAGCGGTGCTGCGCACGCGCTCGAGGGTGGGTCGGCGATCTTCCACAAACCAGATCGGGCGCGATTGCTGGCGGCTCAGCTGCAGCAGCACCTCGGGCTTGCTGCCCTGTTCATGGCCATCCACCGCTTCGGGCTGCAGACCGTAGGCCTGCAGCAGCTCCTGGGCGAAGGCCCCCCCCTTGGTGGTGAGCACCCGCCAGGGGGTGCCTCCTTGGCTCAGGGCCTGCAGCCGTGTGATCACGCCGGGGTAGGGCTGGTGCAGGGCCAACCAGGCCTCGGGGTGGCTGGCGATCGCTTGTTGGCGCAGCTCCTCGAGGCTGCGTTGCAGGGTGTGGGGCTCGAGCTGCCAGCGCACCAGCGCAGCCTGGAGATGGCGCTCGTAATGCTGGAGGTAATCGGCCAGGTTGAGCTCGGGCCTGGAG of Synechococcus sp. HK05 contains these proteins:
- a CDS encoding HAD family hydrolase, which produces MADAPLLVFDFDGVLVDGMAEYWWSARRAALALCPERTLPEQAPPAFSQLRPLIHKGWEMVLAALELSRPELNLADYLQHYERHLQAALVRWQLEPHTLQRSLEELRQQAIASHPEAWLALHQPYPGVITRLQALSQGGTPWRVLTTKGGAFAQELLQAYGLQPEAVDGHEQGSKPEVLLQLSRQQSRPIWFVEDRRPTLERVRSTAGLEAVRCYLVTWGYLSPGDLANLPAGISPLDPEQFAAPLASWP